The Taeniopygia guttata chromosome 6, bTaeGut7.mat, whole genome shotgun sequence genome contains a region encoding:
- the TMEM72 gene encoding transmembrane protein 72 yields the protein MQHKAFWNALEYTCRLLGISTAAVLIGVGIETLQRGQFKSLAFYLLFSGVAVTVCEGFFFISLFLEMCFTHKPEFLAQAFWKRARCPGSFQKFLGYTLLSVACFLHPVLVWHVTIPGSMLVLTALAYFLLSKRRKSPGHKDMHPQAGQYVDPSTTEAAPTIIGDTEQTYTFHGAQREQHRSLLGHMKSILKGSKDSSSAPEAPVQPAAVPAPRKQVHFQEKVVQIIPSVSGDLEDVESEAEETTSDTTPILTSPDAPIIIAPLSSAGLF from the exons ATGCAGCACAAGGCATTTTGGAATGCCCTGGAGTACACCTGCCGATTGCTGGGCATCTCTACCGCAGCAG TGCTGATCGGTGTGGGCATAGAAACTCTGCAGCGAGGACAATTTAAAAGCCTGGCTTTCTATCTGCT TTTTTCAGGGGTTGCAGTTACTGTTTGCGAAGGCTTCTTCTTTATCAGTTTGTTCCTGGAGATGTGCTTCAC TCACAAGCCTGAATTCCTGGCACAGGCCTTCTGGAAGCGAGCTAGATGCCCAGGGAGCTTCCAGAAATTCCTGGGGTACACGCTGCTCTCAGTGGCTTGCTTCCTGCACCCCGTCCTCGTCTGGCATGTCACCATCCCTG GCTCCATGCTGGTGCTCACGGCCCTGGCCTACTTCCTGCTGAGCAAGAGGAGGAAGAGCCCAGGGCACAAAGACATGCATCCCCAGGCAGGTCAGTACGTGGACCCTTCAACCACCGAGGCAGCCCCAACCATCATTGGTGACACTGAGCAGACCTACACCTTCCACGGGGCCCAGAGGGAGCAGCACCGCTCGCTTCTGGGCCATATGAAGAGCATCCTGAAGGGCAGCAAggacagcagctcagccccagaaGCTCCTGTCCAACCAGCAGCCGTGCCAGCCCCTCGCAAGCAAGTGCACTTTCAGGAGAAGGTGGTGCAGATCATCCCCTCCGTCAGCGGGGACTTGGAGGATGTGGAGAGTGAGGCTGAGGAGACCACATCGGACACAACACCCATTCTCACCTCCCCTGATGCCCCCATCATCATCGCCCCTCTCAGCTCTGCCGGCCTCTTTTGA
- the LOC100221841 gene encoding lipase member M-like isoform X2, with the protein MTLGTREKIWLFVAVTYLFQGVIYSEELRRMKRAMDPEAFMSINELITYKGYPSEEYEVMTEDGYTITINRIPYGTQNQGSPASRPAVFLQHGLLGDARNWVTNMPNNSLGFLLADAGFDVWMGNSRGNRWSRKHQKYSIDQDEFWAFSFDEMAKFDLPAAINFILEKTGQEKLYYIGYSQGTTIAFIAFSTMPELAQKIKFYFALAPVTAIKYAKGPATKLLYLPEKMLKGMLGNKEFLPQTECLTRIIAPVCSHRAFARLCRSVFFNLGGCNLKNIDVNRINVYIAQTSAGTSVQNIVHWSQEARSGKFQAYDWGSSKKNMEKYQQLTSSGTEQYFKRTMMGVYPEAS; encoded by the exons ATGACTTTGGGCACAAG GGAGAAGATATGGCTTTTTGTTGCTGTGACATATTTGTTTCAGGGAGTTATTTATTCAGAAGAACTGAGAAGAATGAAGAGAGCTATGGATCCTGAAGCCTTTATGAGTATT AATGAGCTCATTACTTACAAAGGGTACCCCAGCGAGGAGTATGAAGTGATGACAGAAGATGGTTATACCATTACCATTAACAGAATCCCTTACGGTACTCAGAATCAAGGAAGCCCAG cttCAAGACCTGCTGTGTTTCTCCAGCATGGATTATTGGGAGATGCTCGTAACTGGGTCACAAATATGCCCAACAACAGCTTGGGCTTCCTGTTAGCTGATGCTGGATTTGACGTCTGGATGGGAAATAGCAGAGGGAATCGCTGGTCAAGAAAACATCAGAAGTATTCCATTGATCAAGATGAATTCTGGGCTTTTAG TTTTGATGAGATGGCAAAGTTTGATCTTCCAGCAgcaataaatttcattttggaGAAAACAGGACAGGAGAAGTTGTACTATATTGGCTATTCACAAGGTACTACCATTG cttTCATTGCATTTTCAACAATGCCAGAGCTGGctcaaaaaatcaaattctacTTTGCATTGGCACCTGTCACTGCTATTAAGTATGCTAAAGGCCCAGCAACAAAACTCCTCTACCTTCCTGAGAAAATGCTCAAG GGTATGCTTGGCAACAAAGAATTCCTTCCCCAGACTGAGTGTCTAACAAGGATAATAGCCCCTGTCTGCAGCCACCGAGCTTTTGCCAGGCTTTGTAGAAGTGTCTTCTTCAATCTGGGTGGCTGTAACCTGAAAAACATTGATGTG AACCGAATCAACGTGTATATTGCCCAAACCTCTGCTGGAACTTCTGTGCAGAACATAGTCCACTGGAGTCAG GAGGCCCGCTCAGGGAAGTTCCAAGCTTATGACTGGGGCAGTTCAAAGAAGAACATGGAAAAATACCAACAG CTCACATCTTCTGGGACTGAACAGTACTTCAAAAGGACCATGATGGGGGTTTATCCAGAGGCATCCTGA
- the LOC100221841 gene encoding lipase member M-like isoform X1, with product MTLGTREKIWLFVAVTYLFQGVIYSEELRRMKRAMDPEAFMSINELITYKGYPSEEYEVMTEDGYTITINRIPYGTQNQGSPASRPAVFLQHGLLGDARNWVTNMPNNSLGFLLADAGFDVWMGNSRGNRWSRKHQKYSIDQDEFWAFSFDEMAKFDLPAAINFILEKTGQEKLYYIGYSQGTTIAFIAFSTMPELAQKIKFYFALAPVTAIKYAKGPATKLLYLPEKMLKGMLGNKEFLPQTECLTRIIAPVCSHRAFARLCRSVFFNLGGCNLKNIDVNRINVYIAQTSAGTSVQNIVHWSQEARSGKFQAYDWGSSKKNMEKYQQTIPPLYNVEEMTVPTAVWTGGQDLLADPKDAAILLSKIKKLSYHKKIPEWAHLDFIWGLDAPLHVYNEIIDLMQKHP from the exons ATGACTTTGGGCACAAG GGAGAAGATATGGCTTTTTGTTGCTGTGACATATTTGTTTCAGGGAGTTATTTATTCAGAAGAACTGAGAAGAATGAAGAGAGCTATGGATCCTGAAGCCTTTATGAGTATT AATGAGCTCATTACTTACAAAGGGTACCCCAGCGAGGAGTATGAAGTGATGACAGAAGATGGTTATACCATTACCATTAACAGAATCCCTTACGGTACTCAGAATCAAGGAAGCCCAG cttCAAGACCTGCTGTGTTTCTCCAGCATGGATTATTGGGAGATGCTCGTAACTGGGTCACAAATATGCCCAACAACAGCTTGGGCTTCCTGTTAGCTGATGCTGGATTTGACGTCTGGATGGGAAATAGCAGAGGGAATCGCTGGTCAAGAAAACATCAGAAGTATTCCATTGATCAAGATGAATTCTGGGCTTTTAG TTTTGATGAGATGGCAAAGTTTGATCTTCCAGCAgcaataaatttcattttggaGAAAACAGGACAGGAGAAGTTGTACTATATTGGCTATTCACAAGGTACTACCATTG cttTCATTGCATTTTCAACAATGCCAGAGCTGGctcaaaaaatcaaattctacTTTGCATTGGCACCTGTCACTGCTATTAAGTATGCTAAAGGCCCAGCAACAAAACTCCTCTACCTTCCTGAGAAAATGCTCAAG GGTATGCTTGGCAACAAAGAATTCCTTCCCCAGACTGAGTGTCTAACAAGGATAATAGCCCCTGTCTGCAGCCACCGAGCTTTTGCCAGGCTTTGTAGAAGTGTCTTCTTCAATCTGGGTGGCTGTAACCTGAAAAACATTGATGTG AACCGAATCAACGTGTATATTGCCCAAACCTCTGCTGGAACTTCTGTGCAGAACATAGTCCACTGGAGTCAG GAGGCCCGCTCAGGGAAGTTCCAAGCTTATGACTGGGGCAGTTCAAAGAAGAACATGGAAAAATACCAACAG ACTATTCCTCCTCTCTACAATGTAGAAGAGATGACTGTACCAACCGCAGTATGGACTGGGGGACAAGACCTGCTCGCAGATCCCAAGGATGCAGCCATTTTATTGTCTAAAATTAAGAAGCTTAGCTATCACAAGAAGATTCCTGAATGGGCACACTTGGATTTCATCTGGGGATTGGATGCACCTTTACATGTGTATAATGAAATTATTGACCTGATGCAGAAGCATCCTTAA